A stretch of the Actinomyces qiguomingii genome encodes the following:
- a CDS encoding alpha/beta fold hydrolase, which yields MGRADWPNAIEEIRALSPLPSTNAGWVEAYLHLGRAARAANRELGAADLPAYDLPAQGLAPGEEPRSTWVLFGGFDSYIEEWFPLLAAIAQRGHRVIAFEGPAQGEVLDEQGVPLTVEWERPVSAVLDHFGLQEVTLVGLSLGGELVIRAAAFEPRAVRVVAWDVMDDFLDVAIRQPAPVPSRLTRALAGMPGCLMNRLLALAGRHSVVQWGLEQGMRVTGTDSPAQFLRFAGRLRTREVSKQVRGDVLLLAGAQDHYVPLAQLPRQVRTLTGARSVTTRVFTAAEGCASHCQVGNLGLAARTILAWEEPLLRRHRGSY from the coding sequence TTGGGCCGAGCTGATTGGCCCAACGCGATCGAGGAGATCCGCGCGCTGTCACCGCTACCAAGCACAAATGCCGGCTGGGTGGAGGCGTATCTGCACCTCGGTCGGGCCGCCCGCGCGGCCAACCGGGAGCTCGGCGCCGCCGATCTCCCCGCCTACGACCTGCCCGCCCAGGGCTTGGCGCCGGGCGAGGAGCCTCGCAGCACCTGGGTGCTCTTCGGCGGGTTCGACTCCTACATTGAGGAGTGGTTCCCGCTGCTGGCCGCGATCGCACAGCGGGGGCATCGCGTGATCGCCTTCGAGGGCCCCGCTCAGGGCGAGGTCCTGGATGAGCAGGGCGTGCCGCTCACGGTGGAGTGGGAGCGACCGGTGTCGGCGGTCCTGGACCACTTCGGGCTCCAGGAAGTCACGCTGGTTGGCCTGTCCCTGGGTGGAGAGTTGGTGATCCGGGCCGCCGCCTTCGAGCCGCGAGCCGTGCGTGTGGTGGCCTGGGACGTCATGGACGACTTCCTCGACGTCGCCATCCGGCAGCCGGCGCCCGTGCCGTCGCGCTTGACCCGGGCACTGGCCGGGATGCCGGGCTGCTTGATGAATCGCCTGCTTGCGTTGGCAGGTAGGCACTCCGTCGTCCAGTGGGGGCTGGAGCAGGGGATGCGGGTAACCGGCACCGACTCCCCGGCGCAGTTCCTCCGCTTTGCCGGGCGGCTGCGCACCCGTGAAGTCTCCAAGCAGGTGCGCGGGGACGTGCTGCTGCTCGCCGGTGCGCAGGACCACTACGTTCCCCTGGCCCAGCTGCCCCGGCAGGTGCGCACCCTGACCGGTGCTCGCTCGGTGACCACCCGCGTGTTCACCGCGGCCGAGGGCTGCGCCTCCCACTGCCAGGTAGGCAACCTAGGCCTGGCGGCGCGCACCATCCTCGCCTGGGAGGAGCCACTGCTGCGCCGGCACCGCGGATCGTATTAG
- a CDS encoding TetR/AcrR family transcriptional regulator yields the protein MVGGGRERLRARIMAAAEACFARRGFDGASMDEIVAEAGMSSSTVYRYFPQGKESLVRAVLGQAINPVVDWMAGLPAAGELPPFESAFVDAVEMAWRYKREAADGPPGATGQGRGGEAAQAGARAVARAELQVAIWAELARQPDLRAANAEHYVRLRAEIVGALRRWQARGDIARNLDAEAVAAVVHNAAMGLLVRRVVVGESGWHDDVTATAHALAGMLSG from the coding sequence GTGGTCGGTGGCGGCCGGGAGCGCCTGCGCGCCCGAATCATGGCGGCGGCGGAGGCCTGCTTCGCCCGCCGCGGCTTCGACGGCGCCTCGATGGACGAGATCGTCGCCGAGGCCGGCATGTCTTCCTCCACCGTCTACCGGTACTTTCCCCAGGGGAAGGAGTCCTTGGTCCGGGCTGTGCTCGGACAGGCGATCAACCCCGTGGTGGACTGGATGGCGGGGCTGCCCGCCGCGGGGGAGCTCCCCCCATTTGAGTCCGCTTTCGTCGACGCCGTCGAGATGGCCTGGAGGTATAAGCGGGAGGCCGCCGACGGTCCTCCCGGCGCTACGGGACAGGGCCGCGGCGGCGAGGCGGCTCAGGCGGGGGCTCGCGCAGTAGCGCGCGCCGAGCTTCAGGTCGCCATCTGGGCCGAGCTGGCGCGCCAGCCGGATCTGCGCGCCGCCAACGCCGAGCACTATGTCCGGTTGCGTGCCGAGATCGTCGGTGCACTCCGGCGGTGGCAGGCACGCGGAGACATCGCCCGGAACCTCGATGCGGAGGCGGTGGCCGCCGTTGTGCACAACGCCGCCATGGGCTTACTGGTGCGGAGAGTCGTGGTCGGCGAGTCCGGCTGGCACGACGACGTCACCGCCACCGCGCATGCCCTGGCCGGCATGCTGAGCGGTTGA